Below is a genomic region from Rouxiella chamberiensis.
GATCGGGCTTTTATGGTCGACGATGATAAAGCGGATAATCGCCGTAATGCCGATATAGACAAAATAGCGTAGCGGGAAGTGATAACCCGACGCAAAGTACTTGACTATCAAGGCGATAAATTCGAAGTACAGGAAGTAGATGACAATGCCTTCAATCAGCATATACGACGAAGACTCGTCATTGTTGACGAACAGGACAAGCGCGAGATGATAGGTTTCACGCCCTAAAAACAGCATCAGAATCGCTGCCAGTCCTAAAAGAAAAACGTTTAAAAGTCGCTGCATGACGACGGCGATCGCGGTCGCCCTTTTTGATCCTGCCATGTGATGTAGATCCCACTTAATTGTTGAATGGCAGCAGAATACCACAGCGTCTCGCCGACGAAAGTCGGTTGTGAAGCCCGCGCAACGTTTGCTTAATAATTGCACAGCGCGGATACTTGATTACGGCTACACGGTCTGTGAAAGATTTTTGCAGATCCTCCTCTCAAAGGATCCCGATGATAAATCGACGAGAGCTCCTCTCCGGTGTGGCAGGCGGTGTGGTTTCAGCAGGTTTGCTGACGGCGGCGGCGGCCAATCCCGCCAGCATCGTCAGCGTCAATAACGTTTCGGCATTGCGAAAACGCGCGGCCCCGGGCGATCGCCTTTGCGCCGTGGTGCTCGGCTACCATTTTGCCGGCGACGGCGGAGGCAAGCTGATGTACTGGGATGCCGCCAACGAGCAAACGGCCAATGACGGCACCGTTATCGCCTTGCCGGGCAGTCTGAAGGGCCGCTGGCTTTTATTGCACAACGGCACTCTCGATTTCCGTCAATTTGGCATCTTCAATGGCGAAAACGGAGCCGATGCCGCCCTTGATGCAATGGTCAACGACCCGCAAATTCACCGTATCGAAGCGCATACCGCCCTGAACTTCCGCTATCGCCATCAGTTTTCCCGTTCCGATATCACCCTCGATTTTGGCGGGCAAACGGTCACCACCTCCGGCCTCGACGCGCTCGAAAACATCAAAGACAACTACCTTTCCGCCATTCTGGCCTTTCGCGGCGAGGTTGAAGAAAAGGTTACCGTCAGCCCCCTGCTTCATCCCCTGCCGCTGCTCAGCGAAATCTACCCTGTCGAAGACAGCAGCCAGTTTCCGGTCGGGCAATGGTTTTGTCTCGAATCCGAAAAAATGGCCGGACACTGGCAGCGAAAGATTCAGCGGCTGGTGCAGGTCACAGCGCAGATAGACGCCACTCACGTGCGACTCAATTACCGCACCGGCTGGCCGCTTGAGGCCGGAAAATCTTTGCATTGGCGTAAAGTGACGCCGGTAAAAAACGTGCTGATCCAGAATATGCAGTTTATCGGCCAGGGCGAATTACCGGATACCAGTTCGCAACCTGTCACCTTTGAATACGCGATTTATTGCGATGTGTACCGCATTCATGCGCAGGGGACATTCTGGTCGGTGATTTTTCGCCGCTGGAACACCTTCTTTCGCACCGAACAGTGCTCTTTGAGCAATCCGCCGTCCGTTTCGTGGGGCGGCGCAGGATATCTCACCCAGCAAATCTATTGCCAATACGGACACATCGCCGACTGCACCACGTCCAATGCCCGTCATCTCAATGACTTGACCGCCAGCTCTTCGTGCGTGGTGCAAAACTGTCATAGTGACGGCGACAGCACAGGCGCGTTTGTCACGCACGGTCAATACGAGCATGACCTGCAGTTTATCGGCAATTCCGGCATCATTACGCTTGCCAATTCGGGCGTTGACTGGGGACAAACGGCCGCCAGAATCGCCATCAGCCAGCATGTCTGTTCCGTGCTGATTGCCAATACCTTCATCAGCGACCTGACCCTGACCGACGTGCATGTTTATCGCGACGTCTATCACGGCGGTCTCGGCATTTTGCGGCTGCACTGCGACGGGCTGACCGTCAGAAACTGTAGCGTCAATGGTGAACTCACCCTGATTCAGCATGAACAGCACAGCCCTAAAATGAATCTGTTCGATAACTGTGCCTTCACGCTGGATGCGCGCCATGATTCCACCATCAGCGATCTGGAGCTGGACGACCCCTATATCGACTCGCATCCGCTGCCTACGTCGCGTAATTCCTTTCAGGGCAACTCACGCCTGCATTTTTCCCATTGCACCTTTGAAGGCGAAACGGCAGACACCTCGCTGCTGGTCAACAATCACGAAAATTACTTTTCTGGCTGCAAAATCAATAATCTGGCGCTTGTTCTTTTAGGCGAGGTACCGCAGAAACTGGTGATTGACGGCGAAACGATGCTTACCGCCGAGGCTTCCTCGCTGGCGCGCATTTCACGGCGTGGCGTTCAGCCGGTGACCTGGCTTCTGGGGCCGCTGCGCAGCGAAGTCAACGCGGTCGACGCGCTTCATATCGAGATTGAGGGCGGGATTAACTACTATCAGGCGCGGCACGCCACCTTTGTAAACGGCAAACGCCGCCTGATGGCCGAGGCATTTTCTCTACCGTCGTATTTTATCGAGCAGGATAATCTGTTGCTGGCGGTGGAATCCGAGATGCCGTCCGAGGCGGAGGGAAATGGGGTAATCAACAATACGCAGATAGTGACATCAAAAACAGTGCTGCCGCCTACACCGAATCGGCAAGGCGGCAGTCATTAACGGTAATTGCCGAAGAGAAGGGATTTCTCCGGCAATAAACCGCTTAACGCCAGGCTTTGAAGCGGTTGATCAGACCATTGGTCGATGCATCGTGACCGCTAATCTCCTCACCGTTTTCCAGCTCCGGCAGAATGCGGTTAGCCAGTTGTTTACCCAGTTCCACACCCCATTGGTCGAAGGTGTAGATGTTCAGAATGGCACCCTGAGTAAAGATTTTATGCTCATACAGCGCAATCAACGCACCCAGACTGAACGGCGTGATTTCGCGCAGCAGGATGGAGTTGGTCGGACGGTTGCCTTCAAAGACCTTGAATGGCGCGACGTGCTTGACGTCTTCCGGCTTTTTACCTTGCGCGGCAAACTCTTCTTCAACGGTGTCGAGAGACTTGCCGAAAGCCAGGGCCTCGGTTTGCGCGAAGAAGTTGGACAGCAGCTTGGCGTGATGATCGCTAAGCGGGTTGTGGCTGATAGCCGGCGCAATAAAGTCGCACGGCACGATTTTGGTGCCCTGGTGAATCAGCTGGTAAAACGCGTGCTGACCGTTGGTGCCCGGCTCGCCCCAGATGATTGGGCCAGTCTGGTAATCTACCGGAGAACCGTTGCGGTCTACGTATTTCCCGTTGGATTCCATGTTGCCCTGCTGGAAATAAGCAGCGAAACGGTGCAGATACTGGTCGTAGGGCAGAATGGCTTCGGTTTCGGTGCCGAAGAAATCGTTATACCAGATACCAATCAGCGCCAGGATGACAGGCAGGTTTTTCTCCGCTGGCGTTTCGGCAAAGTGTTTGTCCATCGCGTGTGCGCCGCTCAGCAGTTGCTCGAAGTTCTCGAAACCGACCGAAAGCGCGATGGAAAGACCGATTGCCGACCACAGTGAGTAACGTCCGCCGACCCAGTCCCAGAACTCGAACATATTGTCGGTATCGATTCCAAACTCGGAGACGGCTTTGCCGTTGGTAGACAGCGCAGCGAAGTGCTTCGCGACGTGCTGCTCGTCACCGGCCGTTTTCAGGAACCAGTCGCGCGCGCTGTGGGCGTTGGTCATGGTTTCCTGCGTGGTGAAGGTTTTGGAGGCAACCAGGAACAGCGTGGTTTCCGGGTTCAGCGGTTTCAGCGTTTCGGCAATGTGCGTGCCGTCGACGTTGGAAACAAAATGCATGTTGAGGTGATTTTTATAAGGGCGCAGCGCCTCGGTCACCATGAAAGGCCCCAGATCCGAACCGCCGATACCGATGTTGACGACGTCGGTAATCGCCTTGCCGGTGTAACCCTTCCAGCTCCCGCCGATAACGCGCTCGGTGAAGCTCTTGATTTTGGCCAGTACCGCGTTGACTTCGGGCATGACGTCTTTGCCGTCGACCACAATAGGCGTGTTGCTGCGGTTACGCAGCGCAACGTGCAGCACGGCACGGTCTTCGGTGCGGTTTATCTTCTCACCGGAAAACATCGATTTGATGGCTTCCTGCAGCTCGGTCTCTTTTGCCAGCGCCTGCAGTTTGTCCAGGGTCTCTGTCGTGATGCGGTTTTTAGAATAGTCGACCAGAATTTGATCGTCGAAAGTAGCAGAGAACTTGGAAAAACGATCGCCATCTTCAGCAAACAGATGACTGATTTCTACATCTTTTACTTGTTCGAAATGCTGCTGCAGGGCTTGCCAGGCAGCGGTTTGAGTTGGATTGATATTTTTCATAGCAATGCTCTTAGGCTGAGAATGTAAGGTGATATCTTGACTATTATTTAGCGCAACTGCCTTGATTGTATCCGGTATTTTGGAAGATGAGATGCCTTTTCTTGCGTTTCTTGCAATAGGCAATAACTGTTGGCAAACCTGTCTGATAGTCAAATACCGCACTGAATAATAGATGACATTCCGTCAAAATGTGAGCGAGATGCCCTCAGACCGTTGACAGGAGGCGCAGAACCGGTAATTCTAGGCGCCTAACTTATACGCGTCCGCGCGTGTAGGCCAGAAGAGGCGCGTCGCCCAGGCAATGTATCGGAGGAACCGTATCCTGCGAGGGTGCATTATGGGGTGCGACGCCGAGGTCAGACACCCAACGGTTGGGAAAAGATCGACTACAGGGGCTGAATCCCCTGGGTTGTCACCGCTATAGCTCGATGAGCTATTGGCATGGTGGGGCGCTTCTGGGTGTACCGTAGCATTTCTACGCCTGCTCCCGTTTCCCGCTCTACCCTTGTGCCAAGGAATATGCAATTAAAAAGGCCGTCTTATAAAAGGACGACCCTGACACGAGGTTTTAAATGAATCAAGCAGCACCCCGCAACGCTGACCTGTCGCCCCTGAGCAATACGGTCATCGCCAAATTTGGTGGTACCAGCGTGGCGGACTTCGAAGCCATGAACCGCAGCGCCGATGTGGTGCTCTCCAATCCCGACGTTCGCGTGGTGGTCCTTTCCGCCTCCGCCGGCGTAACCAATCTGCTGGTAGAACTGGCCGAAGGCAAAGACAGCGAGCGTCGCGCATTCCTGCTGGACGAAATCCGTCGTATTCAGAACGCCATCATTCTTCGTCTCGACACGCCGTCGGTTATTCACGACGAGATCGAGCGCATGCTGGAAAACATCGGCATGCTGTCCGAAGCGGCAAGTCTGGCGACCTCCACCGCGCTGACCGACGAGCTGGTCAGTCACGGCGAGATGATGTCGACCCTGCTGTTTGTCGAGATTCTGCGTCAGCGTCAGGTTTCTGCGGAGTGGTTCGACGTGCGTAAAATCATGCGCACCAACGATCGTTTCGGCCGTGCCGAGCCGGACACCCATACCCTATTCGAACTGGCGAGCCAGCAGCTGGCTCCGCGCCTGCATGAAGCGCTGATTGTGACTCAGGGCTTTATCGGTTCCGAACCAAAGGGCCGCACCACGACGCTCGGCCGCGGCGGCAGCGACTACACTGCCGCTCTGCTGGGTGAAGCGTTAGGTGCCGTGCGCGTCGATATCTGGACCGATGTGCCGGGCATCTACACCACCGATCCTCGTGTAGTGCCTGCCGCGAAACGCATCGACCGCATCGCGTTCGAAGAAGCGGCCGAAATGGCCACCTTCGGCGCGAAGGTTCTGCACCCGGCAACCCTACTGCCTGCGGTACGCCGTGGTATTCCGGTGTTTGTCGGCTCGAGCAAGGATCCTTCCGCGGGCGGTACGCTGGTCTGCAACACGACGGAAAACCCGCCGCTGTTCCGTGCGCTGGCGCTGCGTCGCAAACAGACGCTGCTCACCTTGCACAGCATGACCATGCTGCATTCACAGGGTTTTCTGGCCGAAGTGTTCAGCATTCTGGCGCGTCACAACATCTCCGTTGACCTGATTACGACTTCCGAAGTCAGCATCGCCCTGACGCTCGACACCACGGGTTCCACCTCTTCCGGTGACAGCCTGCTGACCACGTCGCTGCTGACCGAGCTCTCTTCGCTGTGCCGCGTCGAGGTCGAAGAGAATCTGGCACTGATTGCCATCATCGGCAACAAGCTGTCTCAAGCCTGTGGCGTGGGTAAAGAAGTGTTCGGCGTGCTGGACCCGTTCAACATCCGCATGATCTGTTACGGTGCCAGCAGTTATAACCTGTGTTTCCTGGTGCCGGGCGATGACGCCAATCAGGTCGTGCAAAAGCTGCACCACAACCTATTCGAGCAGGATTAATCGATTTTCGATTCCCGCGCGTAACAAGAAAAGCCGAGTCGAAAGACCCGGCTTTTTTTAAATGAGAAAGACACAACATCGAAATATAAAACTATAAAACACTGAGGAAGTCCCTGCATGTTAGCCAAAATCACACGTCTGTTCCCCTTGTGGGCCGTTTTGCTGGCGGTCGCCGCCTATTACACGCCAACCACCTTTACGCCTATCGGCCCACACGTCAGCACCCTGTTGATGCTGATTATGTTTGCGATGGGCGTCACGCTCGAGTTTGGCGACTTCAAACGCGTGCTTTCGCGCCCGGCACCGGTGGCAGCGGCTACCTTCCTGCATTATCTAGTGATGCCGCTGGCCGCCTGGCTGCTGGCGAAATTGTTCCATATGCCTGACGATCTGGCGGCCGGCATGATTCTGGTCGGCAGCGTGGCGAGCGGTACGGCGTCCAACGTAATGATTTATCTGGCCAAAGGCGACGTGGCACTTTCCGTGACCATCTCCTCCGTCTCCACGCTGGTCGGCGTATTTGCTACGCCTTTGCTGACGCGTCTTTATGTCGATACGCACATCAAGGTCGATGTCGAAGGCATGTTGCTGAGTATTCTACAGATTGTGGTGATACCGATTCTTGCAGGTCTGATTATCCACCATCTGTTTACGCAGGCCGTTAAACGTATCGAGCCTTTCCTGCCGCTGTTTTCCATGGTGTGCATTCTGGCCATCATCAGCGCCGTGATTGCCGGAAGTCAGGGCCTGATTGGATCGGTCGGACTGGTAGTGGTCGTGGCCGTTATCCTGCACAACGCGATTGGCCTGTTGAGCGGCTATTTTGGCGGCAAAATGTTTGGTTTCGACGAGACCACCTGCCGCACTATCGCGCTGGAAGTGGGCATGCAGAACTCCGGTCTGGCGGCCACGCTGGGCAAACTGTATTTCACGCCGATTGCCGCCCTGCCCGGCGCGATTTTTTCCGTGTGGCACAATCTGTCCGGCTCGCTGCTGGCCGGTTACTGGTCGGGTCGTCCGGTAGACAGGAAAGCCAAAAAGTAGGGTAACGCGTTTAAACAAAAAGGGTCACGATTATCTCGTGACCCTTTTTTTATGGCCTGCAATCAGAGTTATTTCACCAGACTGCGGGCATCGTCGAGCTCTTCGCGCTCGTCGTCTTTCTCGTCTTTTTCCAGCACGTTATAGGCAACGGCACAGAACAGCGAGTTGAGGCGTTTCATGTCGCCCAGCAAACCTAGGTGCAGCGAGCTGGTTTCGATGCTCTGCACATTATGCTGATGCAGACGATCGACATGGGCATGGGCATAGCGGCGGTCCAGCAGGCGGAAACGGTGCTTGGAGCGGCGCAGGCGTTTCGCGCTGGTCAAATCGCTTGAAAGGAAGACCGACAGGCTTAAACGCAGGTTATCCACCAGCTTCTCGTGCAGGCTGTCGAGTTCGGCAAGCCCTTCCGCCGAGAACGCACGACGTGTTTCATGAGACTTGGCGGTAATGTCGCCGGTCATACGCTCGATGATGTCGCCCGCCTGCTCGAGGTTCAGCGCCATTTCGATAATTTCGGCCCAGCGACGCGAGTCGTCCTCGCCCAGATCATCTTTGTGAATCTGCGCCAGATAGAGCTTGATGGCGGTGTAAAGCACATCGACGTCATCGTCCAGACGACGGATTTCGCGGTCCTGCGCCAGCTTGCCGTGCATGACTTCATGCTGAAGGATCATCATGTGTTCCACCACATCGCCCATGCGCAGCGTCTCGCGTGCGGCATTGGCCAGCGCCAGCGACGGCGTGTCAATCGCGCTGACATCAAGGTGACGAGGACGCAGACGCGGATCGTCTTCAGGCTGTTCGGCAATCCATAGCTCGCAGATTCGCGCCATCATACCGGCCGCCGGTACCAGCGCCAGACAGCGGATCAGGTTATAGAATACGTGGAAATAGATAACCAGCTCTTCATCGGGAATACCGATGCGCGCCAGCAGATTGGTCAGCGGCCCGATAAACGGCAGCACGATGATGCAGCCTATCAGCTTGAACAGCACACTGCCGAGCGCCACACGGCGACCGGCGGCATTCTGCTTGCTGGCGTTGATCATCGCCAGAATTCCGCTGCCGAGGTTGGCACCAATCACCAGACACAGCGACACTTTCAGCGAAATGACGCCCGTAGCCGCGAGCGTCGCGGTAAGCAGCACCGCCGCCAGACTGGAATAACTGATGATAGCGAAAACCGCGCCGGTGAGCGCATCGAGAATGACATCGCCCGTCAGTGAGGAAAACAGCACTTTCACGCCGGAGCCTTGCATAATCGGCGTGGCGGCGGTCACGATAAGCTCCAGCGCCAGCAGAATCAGCCCGAGTCCAATCCCGACGCGCCCCATCTGCCCGGCACGCGTCTGTTTACGGCTGAGGAAGAAGGCGACGCCGACGAAAATCAGCAGAGGCGAAAGCCAGGAGAGATCAAAGGTCAGCACGCGCGCCATCAGCGCCGTCCCGACATCGGCACCGAGAATAATTACCAGCGCGGGAGACAGCGCCACCAGCCCCTGAGCGACAAACGAGGTCACAAGCAAGGCCGTGGCATTGCTGCTCTGTACCAGCGCGGTAACGCCGATACCGGAGACAAACGCCAGCGGTTTTTTCTCGACGCTGCTGCTGAGAACACGGCGCAAATTGGCACCAAACACCCGCATGATGCCTGTACGCACTATATGCGTACCCCACACGAGTAAAGAGACTGCAGAAAGTAAATGAAGAAGAGTTAACACTAAATACGAACTCCTTTAGCGCCAGGCATGTATAGGCCATCCTGCCTGCCTGGCGTGTTGGAGCAGGATAGCATCCGGATTGACGACGCTGGGCCGACCCACGCGGGTCAACAACGGCAAGTCATTGTGCGAATCCGAATAAAAAATGGCGTGGGCTAGCAGGCTGGCGTCCTGATTCAGCAGGTCCATCAGCCGCGCGA
It encodes:
- the psiE gene encoding phosphate-starvation-inducible protein PsiE, with translation MAGSKRATAIAVVMQRLLNVFLLGLAAILMLFLGRETYHLALVLFVNNDESSSYMLIEGIVIYFLYFEFIALIVKYFASGYHFPLRYFVYIGITAIIRFIIVDHKSPIDTLLYTAAILVLVVTLYLANGERLKRE
- the pgi gene encoding glucose-6-phosphate isomerase; protein product: MKNINPTQTAAWQALQQHFEQVKDVEISHLFAEDGDRFSKFSATFDDQILVDYSKNRITTETLDKLQALAKETELQEAIKSMFSGEKINRTEDRAVLHVALRNRSNTPIVVDGKDVMPEVNAVLAKIKSFTERVIGGSWKGYTGKAITDVVNIGIGGSDLGPFMVTEALRPYKNHLNMHFVSNVDGTHIAETLKPLNPETTLFLVASKTFTTQETMTNAHSARDWFLKTAGDEQHVAKHFAALSTNGKAVSEFGIDTDNMFEFWDWVGGRYSLWSAIGLSIALSVGFENFEQLLSGAHAMDKHFAETPAEKNLPVILALIGIWYNDFFGTETEAILPYDQYLHRFAAYFQQGNMESNGKYVDRNGSPVDYQTGPIIWGEPGTNGQHAFYQLIHQGTKIVPCDFIAPAISHNPLSDHHAKLLSNFFAQTEALAFGKSLDTVEEEFAAQGKKPEDVKHVAPFKVFEGNRPTNSILLREITPFSLGALIALYEHKIFTQGAILNIYTFDQWGVELGKQLANRILPELENGEEISGHDASTNGLINRFKAWR
- the lysC gene encoding lysine-sensitive aspartokinase 3 is translated as MNQAAPRNADLSPLSNTVIAKFGGTSVADFEAMNRSADVVLSNPDVRVVVLSASAGVTNLLVELAEGKDSERRAFLLDEIRRIQNAIILRLDTPSVIHDEIERMLENIGMLSEAASLATSTALTDELVSHGEMMSTLLFVEILRQRQVSAEWFDVRKIMRTNDRFGRAEPDTHTLFELASQQLAPRLHEALIVTQGFIGSEPKGRTTTLGRGGSDYTAALLGEALGAVRVDIWTDVPGIYTTDPRVVPAAKRIDRIAFEEAAEMATFGAKVLHPATLLPAVRRGIPVFVGSSKDPSAGGTLVCNTTENPPLFRALALRRKQTLLTLHSMTMLHSQGFLAEVFSILARHNISVDLITTSEVSIALTLDTTGSTSSGDSLLTTSLLTELSSLCRVEVEENLALIAIIGNKLSQACGVGKEVFGVLDPFNIRMICYGASSYNLCFLVPGDDANQVVQKLHHNLFEQD
- the panS gene encoding ketopantoate/pantoate/pantothenate transporter PanS, which encodes MLAKITRLFPLWAVLLAVAAYYTPTTFTPIGPHVSTLLMLIMFAMGVTLEFGDFKRVLSRPAPVAAATFLHYLVMPLAAWLLAKLFHMPDDLAAGMILVGSVASGTASNVMIYLAKGDVALSVTISSVSTLVGVFATPLLTRLYVDTHIKVDVEGMLLSILQIVVIPILAGLIIHHLFTQAVKRIEPFLPLFSMVCILAIISAVIAGSQGLIGSVGLVVVVAVILHNAIGLLSGYFGGKMFGFDETTCRTIALEVGMQNSGLAATLGKLYFTPIAALPGAIFSVWHNLSGSLLAGYWSGRPVDRKAKK
- a CDS encoding Na/Pi cotransporter family protein, yielding MLTLLHLLSAVSLLVWGTHIVRTGIMRVFGANLRRVLSSSVEKKPLAFVSGIGVTALVQSSNATALLVTSFVAQGLVALSPALVIILGADVGTALMARVLTFDLSWLSPLLIFVGVAFFLSRKQTRAGQMGRVGIGLGLILLALELIVTAATPIMQGSGVKVLFSSLTGDVILDALTGAVFAIISYSSLAAVLLTATLAATGVISLKVSLCLVIGANLGSGILAMINASKQNAAGRRVALGSVLFKLIGCIIVLPFIGPLTNLLARIGIPDEELVIYFHVFYNLIRCLALVPAAGMMARICELWIAEQPEDDPRLRPRHLDVSAIDTPSLALANAARETLRMGDVVEHMMILQHEVMHGKLAQDREIRRLDDDVDVLYTAIKLYLAQIHKDDLGEDDSRRWAEIIEMALNLEQAGDIIERMTGDITAKSHETRRAFSAEGLAELDSLHEKLVDNLRLSLSVFLSSDLTSAKRLRRSKHRFRLLDRRYAHAHVDRLHQHNVQSIETSSLHLGLLGDMKRLNSLFCAVAYNVLEKDEKDDEREELDDARSLVK